The following proteins are encoded in a genomic region of Sorangiineae bacterium MSr12523:
- a CDS encoding AAA family ATPase, translated as MSDIDKDTVHLVRLALEGKADDVAALSRRLLRAVVARRPDLASVAKDVLEAAAAGPTRAAQPLPVDLDSRLELLRREQAPKLALEPTWPVPVREQLAAVVAEREHEDKLADANISPTRSLLFVGPPGVGKTLAARWLAAHAKRPLLTLDLAAVMSSFLGRTGNNIRVVLDFARRIPSVLLLDEFDAIAKRRDDTTEVGELKRLVTVLLQAVDDWPASGILVAATNHPELLDPAVWRRFDRVVEFPNPTPEEIASVIRQLIGTDHVSEERIGLLAALLHPRSFADVVRVVNSARRAAVVSESSTAAALERVIATLSENGDLETKLRVAACLVGSGKSQREVASITGLSRDTIRKHLGGVTTSRAKRSKGAIRREEEH; from the coding sequence ATGAGCGACATCGACAAGGATACCGTCCACCTCGTGCGACTCGCCCTTGAGGGTAAGGCAGACGACGTGGCGGCGCTCTCCCGGCGATTACTTCGAGCCGTTGTTGCGCGTCGACCTGATCTGGCATCTGTTGCGAAGGACGTGTTGGAGGCCGCAGCAGCTGGGCCGACGCGCGCGGCGCAGCCGCTGCCCGTGGATCTGGACAGCCGGCTCGAGTTGCTCCGTCGGGAGCAGGCCCCAAAACTTGCATTAGAACCTACTTGGCCGGTCCCAGTGCGGGAACAACTGGCCGCGGTGGTTGCGGAGCGCGAGCACGAAGATAAACTGGCAGATGCTAATATATCGCCGACTCGCTCGCTACTCTTCGTGGGGCCGCCCGGCGTTGGGAAGACGCTGGCGGCCAGGTGGCTTGCGGCTCACGCCAAGCGCCCCCTCCTGACCCTCGACCTTGCCGCGGTGATGAGCAGCTTCCTTGGGCGCACGGGTAACAACATTCGTGTCGTCTTGGACTTCGCGCGCCGTATACCGTCCGTCCTGCTTCTCGACGAATTCGACGCGATCGCCAAGCGGCGTGACGACACCACTGAGGTCGGTGAGCTGAAGAGGCTCGTGACCGTGCTACTTCAAGCCGTCGACGATTGGCCCGCGAGTGGCATTCTCGTTGCGGCGACGAATCACCCGGAACTTCTTGATCCCGCCGTCTGGCGCCGGTTCGATCGTGTGGTCGAGTTTCCGAATCCAACGCCGGAAGAAATCGCCTCTGTGATCCGGCAACTCATAGGGACTGATCACGTGTCCGAGGAGCGCATAGGGCTACTCGCGGCCCTGCTTCACCCTCGCTCGTTCGCAGACGTCGTACGTGTTGTCAACAGCGCGCGCCGCGCGGCCGTTGTAAGCGAATCGTCAACCGCGGCGGCCCTGGAACGTGTCATCGCGACCCTGTCGGAGAATGGCGATCTCGAGACGAAGCTGCGCGTCGCGGCGTGCCTGGTTGGCTCGGGTAAATCCCAGCGGGAGGTCGCGAGCATTACGGGGCTGTCGCGCGACACAATCCGCAAGCATCTCGGTGGAGTAACTACTTCGCGCGCGAAACGCTCCAAAGGAGCCATTCGTCGAGAGGAGGAGCACTGA
- a CDS encoding S8 family peptidase, with the protein MKLPKGPPVDASSRAVIFDGGLPVAAQNALAPWAKLIQPVGLGPAVPAFEEHGLGVTTAFLFGPIPRNQSPAAPLCAVDHVRVLDDKTGSANDPDYFDVLDRIVGHLDKNLDLYSFVNISLGPALAVDDDEVTLWTAALDKRFAHGRCIATVAAGNDGELDETTGLNRIQPPADGVNVLSVGAADRLGAGWQKATYSCVGPGRSPGLVKPDGLAFGGSTDEPFGVLTSQLRGGSTRGTSFAAPFALRSAASIVAQLGTRLSPLAVRALLIHRAHTEDGHERKYVGWGRFERNALQLVTCDDDEALVVFQGELPVGEHLRAPIPVNNVQLSGDVVLSASLVIAPDVDPEHPGTYTRSGLEVSFRPHSRKFPKPRDGKQSKHAKTRSFFSSSLLYGQPETVLREDGHKWEPCLHHEERLRATSLSEPCFDIYYHHRESGMKVVDPQPIPYAFVVSLKAPKVPDLYDRVVRAYANVLVRLQPQTRIQIPT; encoded by the coding sequence GTGAAGCTACCGAAGGGACCGCCGGTCGATGCATCCTCGCGTGCAGTAATCTTCGACGGCGGATTGCCCGTGGCGGCTCAAAATGCCTTGGCGCCGTGGGCTAAGCTCATCCAGCCGGTGGGGCTCGGCCCAGCGGTTCCGGCCTTCGAAGAACACGGTCTCGGCGTGACGACGGCATTTCTGTTCGGACCGATCCCTCGAAATCAGTCTCCGGCGGCCCCGCTGTGCGCCGTTGATCACGTGCGCGTACTCGATGACAAGACGGGCAGCGCCAACGATCCGGACTACTTCGACGTGCTCGACCGCATCGTCGGACATCTGGACAAGAACCTCGATCTCTACTCATTCGTGAACATCAGCCTCGGTCCTGCACTCGCAGTCGATGACGACGAGGTGACGCTATGGACTGCCGCTCTCGACAAGCGATTTGCCCACGGGCGTTGCATAGCGACTGTTGCTGCGGGGAACGACGGTGAGCTCGATGAAACCACCGGCCTCAATCGTATCCAACCCCCCGCAGATGGTGTGAATGTACTCTCCGTGGGCGCCGCAGATCGACTCGGAGCTGGCTGGCAGAAGGCTACGTATAGCTGCGTTGGACCTGGTCGAAGCCCGGGGCTCGTGAAGCCGGATGGTCTTGCCTTCGGTGGATCGACAGACGAGCCGTTTGGAGTGCTCACGTCCCAGCTTCGTGGCGGCTCGACGCGGGGCACGAGCTTCGCGGCACCGTTCGCATTGCGCTCAGCCGCCTCAATCGTCGCGCAGTTGGGAACACGCCTCTCGCCACTCGCAGTGCGCGCACTGCTAATCCATCGAGCGCACACCGAGGATGGGCACGAGCGGAAGTACGTCGGGTGGGGGCGATTCGAACGCAATGCGCTGCAGCTCGTCACGTGCGATGACGACGAAGCCCTGGTGGTATTTCAGGGAGAACTCCCCGTGGGAGAACACCTGCGCGCACCCATCCCCGTCAACAACGTGCAGTTGAGTGGTGACGTTGTGTTGTCGGCGAGCCTGGTGATTGCTCCCGATGTCGACCCAGAGCACCCGGGTACGTACACGCGGAGTGGCCTCGAGGTCTCGTTCCGGCCGCACAGTCGCAAGTTTCCGAAACCGCGTGACGGAAAGCAGTCGAAGCACGCCAAGACGCGCTCGTTCTTCTCTTCGTCGCTTCTCTACGGGCAGCCAGAGACCGTGCTACGCGAGGATGGGCACAAGTGGGAGCCGTGCCTCCATCACGAGGAACGCTTGCGCGCGACCTCGTTATCGGAGCCGTGTTTCGATATTTACTACCACCACCGTGAGAGCGGCATGAAGGTCGTGGATCCCCAACCAATCCCCTACGCCTTTGTTGTGAGCCTAAAGGCGCCGAAAGTACCCGACCTCTACGATCGCGTGGTGCGCGCCTACGCAAACGTCCTCGTCCGGCTCCAGCCTCAGACGAGGATCCAGATTCCGACGTAA
- a CDS encoding error-prone DNA polymerase encodes MGLGRSSAPHRPPLHPPSDYVELGARSNFSFLQAASFPQELVQRAAELQYDAIGIADRDGLYGIVRAHEEAETQGVRLVVGCELTTRAAPPHASITVHVATLGGYKHLCEILTESHRLHPKGVARKRTDGVPRNCSAGVPVTFVCDRSEGLWCMIHEDVSDADARSLREAFGERFSIAVRRHLDGGDGPRGARAQGLARELNAPIVATNAVRYARRDTKPLYDVVHCIRECTTLEAAGRDLAPNAEAHLKSPAEMRAIFADHPDWLARTRDIADACHFRMSELAYRFPFELEKPAHPNETPDEALRRLTYDGARGRYRAAIPEKVREQVERELRLIADLEVAPYFLSTQSIVAMARRRDILCQGRGSAANSAVCYCLGITAVDPARSNLLFERFLSAERKEPPDIDIDFEHERREEVIQEIYSTYGRDRAAMVSEVISYRGKSALREVGKVFGLSLEQIGRLASVVSYWDSASAVRAERLKNAGFDRDDERIQMVLTMAQAIQGFPRHLSIHVGGFVLSAEPLVHVAPVEPATMKDRTIIPWDKDDIDSLGFFKVDVLGLGMLTAIRKALDLVQHDARVHAATAIDRLARIPPEDPEVYDALCKADTVGVFQIESRAQMAMLPRLKPRKFYDLVVEVALVRPGPIQGGMIHPYLRRRAGKEPCDSPHPILAPILDRTLGVPIFQEQVMQIAIVGAGYTGGEADALRRDMAAWKRRGTLERHRARLTQGFAERGISEAFADQLYAQIQGFAEYGFPESHAASFALLVYASSWIKRHHLAEFATALINSQPMGFYSASTILEDAKRHCIEVRRICVHASDWDCTVEDGAIRVGLRQVRGLGKEGGKRIEQARKTGGSFVSIEELAARAALQKKELDVLAAAGALDVLVQGGRREALWKVRAPRGAGLFTGLDLGDALPALPHLTRAEQLVLDYGSTGVSVADHPMRLARPSLAAGVKRSSELMAMPHRARVTTAGLVICRQRPQTASGVVFITLEDEEGFINLILYARVFELLHHVATTSTMLTAHGNIERDGACVYLIVAALKRLALSRPGNRAVPPMSRDFH; translated from the coding sequence ATGGGCCTCGGCCGCTCGTCTGCACCTCATCGCCCGCCCCTCCACCCACCGTCGGACTACGTGGAGCTCGGGGCACGCTCGAACTTTTCCTTTCTCCAAGCGGCGTCCTTCCCCCAGGAGCTCGTCCAACGTGCCGCCGAACTCCAGTACGACGCCATCGGCATCGCCGACCGCGATGGGCTTTACGGCATCGTCCGGGCGCACGAGGAAGCCGAGACGCAGGGGGTCCGGCTCGTGGTCGGCTGCGAATTGACCACCCGCGCAGCCCCGCCGCACGCGAGCATCACGGTCCACGTGGCAACGCTAGGCGGCTACAAGCACTTGTGCGAGATCCTGACGGAGAGCCATCGCCTGCACCCTAAAGGTGTTGCGCGCAAACGCACCGACGGCGTCCCGCGCAACTGCTCGGCCGGCGTACCGGTGACCTTTGTATGCGATCGCTCCGAGGGGCTCTGGTGCATGATCCACGAAGACGTCTCCGACGCCGATGCGCGATCCCTTCGCGAGGCATTCGGCGAACGATTCTCGATCGCGGTGCGACGGCACCTCGATGGCGGCGACGGTCCACGCGGCGCGCGTGCGCAGGGCCTGGCCAGGGAACTCAACGCGCCCATCGTCGCCACGAACGCTGTGCGTTACGCGCGCCGGGATACGAAGCCGCTCTACGACGTCGTGCACTGCATTCGCGAATGCACCACGCTGGAAGCCGCCGGACGGGACCTCGCTCCGAACGCCGAGGCGCACCTGAAGTCGCCGGCGGAGATGCGAGCGATCTTTGCGGATCATCCCGACTGGCTCGCCCGCACGCGCGACATCGCCGATGCGTGCCACTTCCGCATGTCGGAATTGGCGTACCGGTTCCCGTTCGAGCTCGAAAAGCCGGCCCACCCGAACGAGACGCCCGACGAGGCACTTCGCCGACTCACCTACGACGGCGCGCGCGGACGCTATCGTGCCGCGATTCCCGAGAAGGTCCGCGAGCAGGTCGAGCGGGAGCTGCGGCTCATCGCCGATCTCGAGGTCGCACCGTATTTTCTCAGCACGCAATCGATCGTGGCGATGGCCCGGCGCCGCGACATCCTGTGCCAAGGCCGAGGGAGCGCGGCGAACAGCGCGGTCTGCTACTGCCTGGGCATCACCGCGGTGGACCCCGCCCGCTCGAACCTTCTTTTCGAGCGGTTCCTGTCCGCCGAGCGCAAAGAGCCTCCGGACATCGACATCGATTTCGAGCACGAGCGGCGCGAGGAGGTCATTCAGGAGATCTATTCGACCTACGGCCGCGATCGCGCCGCCATGGTGAGCGAGGTCATCTCCTACCGCGGCAAATCGGCCCTCCGCGAGGTCGGCAAGGTATTCGGGCTCTCACTCGAGCAGATCGGGCGACTGGCCTCGGTTGTGTCGTATTGGGACTCGGCCAGCGCCGTGCGGGCCGAGCGCTTGAAGAACGCCGGGTTCGACCGCGACGACGAGCGCATCCAAATGGTGCTCACGATGGCGCAGGCTATCCAAGGTTTTCCGCGGCATCTTTCGATCCACGTCGGCGGCTTCGTCCTCTCCGCCGAGCCGCTCGTCCACGTCGCCCCCGTCGAACCGGCAACGATGAAGGATCGGACGATCATCCCATGGGACAAGGACGACATCGACAGTTTGGGATTCTTCAAGGTCGACGTCCTCGGCCTCGGCATGCTCACCGCCATCCGCAAAGCGCTCGATCTGGTCCAGCACGATGCGCGCGTCCACGCTGCAACGGCCATCGATCGGCTGGCGCGGATCCCGCCCGAAGATCCCGAGGTCTACGACGCGCTCTGCAAGGCCGACACCGTTGGCGTGTTCCAGATCGAAAGCCGTGCGCAGATGGCCATGCTCCCGCGCCTCAAACCGAGGAAATTCTACGACCTGGTGGTCGAGGTGGCGCTTGTCCGGCCGGGGCCCATTCAGGGCGGCATGATCCACCCGTACCTCCGGCGACGCGCGGGGAAGGAGCCGTGCGACTCACCGCACCCGATCCTCGCGCCGATTCTGGACCGCACGCTGGGCGTGCCGATCTTCCAGGAGCAGGTCATGCAAATCGCGATCGTCGGCGCGGGCTATACGGGCGGCGAAGCCGATGCCCTCCGGCGTGACATGGCCGCCTGGAAGCGGCGTGGGACGCTTGAGCGTCACCGCGCGCGCCTCACGCAAGGGTTTGCGGAGCGAGGCATTTCGGAGGCGTTTGCCGACCAGCTCTACGCGCAGATCCAGGGCTTTGCCGAATACGGCTTCCCCGAGAGCCACGCCGCGAGCTTTGCGCTCCTCGTGTACGCGAGCTCGTGGATCAAGCGGCACCACCTGGCGGAGTTCGCGACGGCCCTGATCAACAGCCAGCCGATGGGTTTCTATTCGGCGTCGACGATTCTCGAAGACGCCAAACGACACTGCATCGAGGTACGGAGAATCTGCGTTCATGCAAGCGATTGGGATTGCACCGTCGAAGATGGTGCCATTCGGGTCGGGCTCCGGCAGGTACGTGGACTTGGCAAGGAAGGCGGCAAACGCATCGAACAGGCGCGGAAGACGGGAGGGTCGTTCGTGTCGATCGAGGAGCTCGCCGCGCGCGCGGCCCTGCAGAAAAAAGAGCTCGATGTCTTGGCCGCGGCGGGCGCGCTCGACGTCCTCGTGCAAGGGGGTCGCCGCGAGGCGCTCTGGAAGGTGCGCGCCCCGCGCGGCGCAGGGCTCTTCACGGGACTCGACCTTGGCGACGCTCTCCCTGCCCTGCCCCACCTGACCCGCGCCGAGCAGCTCGTCCTCGACTACGGAAGCACGGGGGTGTCGGTCGCGGACCACCCGATGCGGCTCGCGCGGCCATCGCTTGCGGCTGGAGTGAAGCGTTCCTCCGAGCTCATGGCCATGCCGCACAGGGCACGGGTGACGACGGCTGGCCTCGTGATCTGCCGCCAGCGCCCGCAAACAGCCAGCGGCGTGGTGTTCATCACGCTAGAGGACGAGGAGGGATTCATCAACTTGATCCTTTACGCCAGGGTGTTCGAGCTCCTGCACCACGTGGCCACGACCAGCACGATGCTCACGGCGCACGGAAACATCGAGCGCGATGGCGCCTGCGTATACTTGATCGTAGCCGCGCTGAAGCGCCTTGCCCTCTCGCGCCCAGGAAACCGCGCCGTCCCGCCAATGAGTCGTGATTTTCACTAG
- a CDS encoding DNA polymerase Y family protein yields the protein MRVAAIHLPEVRLELARGRLAPEQATGPLAVVIARPGGTITDESSLLGNTRLDHVAREVRACGIRPGDTIASARARNASLLVRVVAEHEVRSVLETVAEAALAYGRPASIDERYDVVYVDVTGAAHLFGGEVALGTALRDRVRDVHHAARVAIADGPRVAAAVAQHARKTERVCVVPPEGNAVAIHDLPLRALPVDEADRAWLENLGLRCVGDLQRLPPRGLAVRLGAAHAEVMALLAGDDRAPLVPYEPPEVPEERAELEYGIEHTEQLMFVVKRLCDRLAARLAGRAMATTTLELVLSLDRALCRDRGVPPSASLTLTLPTPVAGAGELFAVARARAEAWTIEAPILAVALRATDLARKNGVPLDLFVAEARAERTLPRLVAELSANLGDGCVGVLSIANTWVPEEQTRLVPYAERSTIRPWVSPSPAPTRLLASPIILADGYRPVRTFVRLEAVQWWRCGIRGRDFIAAWHADERRMAWIARDRESGQALLYGWMD from the coding sequence ATGCGCGTCGCCGCGATTCACCTTCCGGAGGTGCGGCTCGAGCTCGCTCGCGGGCGCCTCGCTCCCGAGCAGGCCACCGGCCCCCTCGCTGTCGTCATCGCACGACCCGGCGGGACGATTACGGACGAGAGTTCCCTTCTCGGCAACACGCGGCTCGATCATGTCGCGCGCGAAGTTCGAGCGTGCGGCATTCGCCCGGGTGACACAATCGCCTCCGCACGCGCCCGGAACGCGTCGCTCCTCGTGCGTGTCGTGGCGGAGCACGAGGTACGCAGCGTCCTCGAAACGGTGGCCGAGGCGGCGCTGGCGTACGGTCGCCCGGCCTCGATCGACGAGAGGTACGACGTCGTTTACGTCGATGTGACGGGTGCGGCCCACTTGTTTGGGGGCGAGGTCGCCCTTGGCACCGCCCTGCGCGATCGCGTCCGGGACGTGCACCATGCCGCGCGCGTGGCGATCGCCGACGGCCCCCGCGTGGCCGCCGCCGTGGCGCAGCACGCCCGAAAGACGGAGCGCGTGTGCGTCGTACCGCCTGAGGGCAATGCGGTCGCGATCCACGATCTCCCGCTCCGCGCGCTGCCCGTCGACGAGGCCGATCGGGCCTGGCTCGAAAACCTCGGCCTGCGCTGCGTAGGCGACCTTCAGCGCCTTCCTCCGCGTGGACTGGCCGTACGCCTCGGCGCCGCGCACGCCGAGGTGATGGCTCTCTTGGCAGGCGACGACCGCGCCCCCCTCGTACCCTACGAGCCCCCGGAGGTTCCCGAGGAACGCGCCGAGCTCGAATACGGCATCGAGCATACCGAGCAGCTGATGTTTGTGGTGAAGCGGCTTTGCGACCGGCTCGCGGCGCGGCTCGCCGGCCGCGCCATGGCAACGACCACGCTCGAGCTCGTGCTCTCGCTCGACCGAGCCCTTTGCCGCGATCGCGGCGTGCCTCCCTCGGCGTCGCTCACACTCACGTTGCCCACGCCCGTCGCCGGCGCGGGCGAGCTCTTCGCTGTGGCCCGAGCCCGCGCGGAGGCGTGGACGATCGAGGCGCCGATCCTCGCCGTGGCGCTTCGGGCGACCGACCTTGCGAGGAAGAATGGCGTGCCGCTCGATCTCTTTGTCGCCGAAGCGCGCGCCGAACGCACCCTGCCCCGGCTCGTGGCCGAGCTCTCCGCGAACCTCGGCGACGGGTGCGTTGGCGTCTTGAGCATTGCCAACACCTGGGTTCCGGAGGAGCAGACCCGACTCGTGCCGTACGCCGAGCGTTCCACGATCCGCCCGTGGGTCTCGCCCTCCCCTGCCCCGACGAGGCTTCTCGCATCGCCCATCATCTTGGCCGACGGGTACAGGCCGGTGCGCACCTTCGTGCGCCTCGAAGCCGTTCAATGGTGGCGTTGCGGAATCCGAGGACGCGACTTCATCGCCGCCTGGCACGCGGATGAGCGACGAATGGCGTGGATCGCGCGGGATCGGGAGAGTGGCCAAGCCCTCCTCTACGGATGGATGGATTGA
- a CDS encoding recombinase A: protein MVDLLARLGSRVEAAENLVRDVPSLPLDWPELDALLPDGGLPHGVVELTAPQGLGGTTALALAAVRAAHARDTRAWCAWVDPEGTLHAPGVVQAGVDLARLLVVRPPRSELARVAVTTASAKAFEVLVVDYHAVPGAIEANGPARSAPKKRAWPEVVFIRKLALAAAEAGTSALLLTDAAAPRAQPWPVALRLELARTVDAMVLRVGKDARGRVGMAKTIPLRSRPQRRSAG, encoded by the coding sequence GTGGTTGATCTCCTTGCCCGTCTCGGCTCCCGCGTGGAGGCGGCCGAGAACCTCGTTCGGGACGTTCCGTCCCTGCCCCTCGATTGGCCGGAACTTGATGCGCTCTTGCCTGACGGCGGCCTCCCACACGGCGTCGTTGAACTCACCGCCCCACAGGGGCTCGGCGGGACCACCGCGCTCGCCTTGGCCGCGGTGCGCGCCGCACACGCCCGCGATACGCGCGCCTGGTGCGCGTGGGTCGACCCCGAAGGCACCCTTCACGCGCCCGGCGTCGTCCAAGCCGGGGTCGACCTGGCGCGCCTTTTGGTCGTACGCCCTCCCCGCTCGGAACTCGCCCGCGTGGCCGTGACCACGGCGTCGGCGAAGGCCTTCGAGGTCCTCGTCGTTGACTACCACGCGGTTCCTGGCGCTATCGAGGCGAACGGGCCTGCTCGTTCGGCGCCCAAGAAGCGTGCGTGGCCAGAGGTCGTGTTCATCCGCAAGCTGGCCCTTGCCGCGGCGGAGGCCGGAACCTCGGCCCTGCTTCTCACGGACGCCGCCGCCCCGCGCGCGCAGCCTTGGCCCGTCGCCCTCCGGCTCGAGCTCGCGCGGACGGTGGATGCGATGGTCCTGCGCGTCGGCAAGGACGCCCGCGGCCGCGTCGGAATGGCGAAAACGATCCCCCTGCGATCGCGGCCACAGCGTCGGAGCGCCGGCTAG
- a CDS encoding SMI1/KNR4 family protein, translating into MSDEAERVCTLWTAVTGDGHSAIAKAGWRSWPPGVNLHATKRREDAVAAAMAYGQEFGVGYVVRFDLKIDPDERALDALDIDSLSRDRALATAIMEETKYRGRVEDDEIARAEAAMGRRFPAAWRAYIQSPVWFCKGWLPRGSFDGGAFVWLYTPAESADIVLVWKDLEIAPPGMVVIGGDGASEHLTLDERDPRTSVTLTNNVEVSWEDSIVQCRSIEAFIRSIQDDTFRFVFGTEKEMSSGP; encoded by the coding sequence ATGAGCGACGAGGCGGAGCGGGTGTGTACGTTATGGACGGCGGTTACGGGTGACGGCCACAGCGCCATCGCGAAGGCTGGATGGCGCTCGTGGCCCCCGGGGGTGAACCTACACGCGACGAAACGGCGCGAAGATGCGGTGGCCGCGGCGATGGCGTACGGACAAGAGTTCGGCGTTGGATACGTCGTCCGTTTCGACCTGAAGATAGATCCCGACGAGCGAGCACTCGACGCGCTGGACATCGACTCGCTATCGCGCGACCGCGCCCTCGCGACGGCCATCATGGAGGAGACCAAGTATCGGGGGCGCGTAGAGGACGATGAGATCGCGCGCGCAGAGGCAGCGATGGGGCGCCGCTTCCCGGCGGCATGGCGCGCGTACATTCAGAGCCCCGTCTGGTTCTGCAAGGGTTGGCTGCCCAGGGGCTCGTTCGATGGGGGCGCTTTTGTTTGGCTCTACACCCCGGCCGAGAGCGCGGACATCGTGCTGGTGTGGAAGGACCTAGAGATTGCCCCTCCTGGCATGGTCGTGATCGGTGGAGACGGGGCTAGCGAGCACCTCACGCTCGACGAGCGCGATCCCCGAACTTCCGTGACGTTGACGAACAACGTGGAAGTGAGCTGGGAGGACTCCATCGTGCAGTGCCGTTCCATCGAAGCGTTCATTCGCTCGATCCAGGACGATACCTTCCGCTTTGTCTTCGGCACCGAAAAGGAGATGTCGAGCGGGCCATGA
- a CDS encoding PIN-like domain-containing protein — protein MSQTRHPFSSFHPFAERAEEAFVPVIGRVDRETALVVLDANVLLAPYQTSSATLDEIERIYGKLRADGRLIVPAQAAREFARNRPNLITALYKRVRDARAVGLNGSYELPPAVRGMPEHRIAADELDKIHAALKSHRRALDALAKQIASWHHSDPVLEVYNRLFDSTVVREVSLDAKTVEEIRRSRYETRIPPGYKDKSKDDGGGGDLVIWLTILEAATTAKLDTIFVSEETKADWFHRADNEPVFLRYELMQEYRSATSGKIVSHLTLSGLLAYFGAKESVIQEVKHTESEAWLFSSERILTPQHYVPPNELARLVESMIVARLREVAGSIAIVATQVGTPDIIVELPSQRIGVDIIVAPDVEYSSRSVILGIERALAAFRSGQFAEVAIVIVALDSRTASKVESKFAEEGYLGPGASAVVLESTPAGLRTALNQASHPILKQAFPIAPLERSGS, from the coding sequence GTGAGCCAGACAAGGCACCCATTTTCCTCATTCCATCCGTTTGCCGAGCGTGCTGAGGAGGCGTTTGTCCCCGTCATCGGAAGAGTGGACCGAGAAACCGCCCTCGTCGTCCTCGACGCGAACGTTCTCCTGGCCCCGTATCAGACAAGCTCCGCGACGCTTGATGAGATCGAGCGCATCTACGGTAAATTGCGTGCGGATGGACGACTAATCGTTCCCGCGCAAGCAGCGCGAGAGTTCGCAAGGAATCGGCCCAATCTGATCACCGCCTTGTACAAGCGGGTGCGCGACGCTCGCGCAGTCGGGTTGAATGGCAGCTATGAGCTTCCTCCCGCCGTTCGTGGGATGCCCGAGCACAGGATAGCTGCCGACGAACTGGACAAGATCCATGCGGCACTGAAATCGCACCGCCGAGCCCTCGATGCGCTGGCAAAGCAAATTGCTAGCTGGCATCACTCCGACCCCGTCCTCGAGGTATACAACCGGCTCTTTGATTCGACGGTAGTGCGTGAGGTTTCTCTCGACGCGAAGACCGTGGAAGAGATTCGCCGGTCCCGATACGAGACCAGAATCCCCCCAGGATATAAGGACAAATCCAAGGACGATGGTGGCGGTGGCGATCTTGTGATCTGGCTAACGATCCTTGAAGCAGCCACCACCGCCAAACTCGATACTATATTTGTGAGCGAGGAGACAAAAGCAGACTGGTTCCATCGAGCGGATAATGAACCCGTATTCCTCCGTTATGAGTTGATGCAGGAGTACCGCTCCGCGACGTCGGGCAAGATCGTCTCCCACCTAACGTTATCCGGGCTTCTTGCTTACTTTGGAGCAAAGGAATCCGTCATTCAAGAGGTCAAGCATACTGAGTCGGAAGCTTGGCTCTTCTCGTCTGAACGTATCTTGACGCCGCAGCATTACGTTCCACCGAACGAGCTCGCACGCCTTGTCGAATCGATGATTGTTGCACGACTGCGGGAAGTCGCTGGTTCGATTGCTATCGTAGCGACCCAGGTTGGTACTCCGGACATTATCGTTGAGCTGCCGAGTCAGCGCATCGGCGTGGACATCATCGTCGCCCCTGATGTCGAGTACTCTTCTCGGAGCGTAATCTTGGGTATTGAGCGAGCATTGGCAGCTTTTCGTTCGGGCCAGTTTGCCGAAGTAGCGATAGTAATTGTCGCTCTCGACAGTAGGACCGCCAGTAAGGTTGAGAGTAAGTTCGCTGAGGAAGGCTACCTTGGCCCCGGCGCGTCGGCCGTCGTGCTTGAATCAACACCGGCGGGACTCCGAACCGCGTTGAATCAGGCATCACACCCCATTCTCAAGCAAGCGTTTCCAATTGCGCCGTTGGAAAGAAGCGGCTCCTGA